A window of Prolixibacter sp. SD074 contains these coding sequences:
- the tatA gene encoding twin-arginine translocase TatA/TatE family subunit, whose protein sequence is MGNVLLFVSGSELVLVLLLALLFFGANSIPEIARTLGKGMREFKKATSDIQKEFENHTSDLKKDVNNFTDSVNSESNKLSRKIEEELEEKNNDAAHG, encoded by the coding sequence ATGGGGAATGTGTTGCTCTTTGTGAGTGGTTCAGAGTTGGTTCTGGTCTTATTACTGGCGCTGCTGTTTTTCGGGGCGAACAGTATTCCTGAAATTGCCCGGACGCTGGGTAAAGGGATGCGCGAATTTAAAAAAGCGACGAGTGATATCCAGAAAGAATTTGAAAATCATACCTCAGACTTGAAAAAAGATGTCAATAATTTTACCGATTCAGTAAACAGCGAATCCAATAAACTGAGCAGAAAGATTGAGGAAGAGCTTGAGGAAAAAAACAATGATGCGGCACACGGGTAA
- the mdh gene encoding malate dehydrogenase codes for MKVTVVGAGNVGATCADVLAYREVVNEVILVDIKEGLAEGKALDIWEKAPINVYDTRTVGVSNDYSKTAGSDVVVITSGLPRKPGMSRDDLIETNAGIVKSVTENVVKYSPEAVVIIVSNPLDVMTYQAHLTSKFPRSRVMGMAGILDTARYRAFLAEALNVSPKDIQAVLMGGHGDTMVPLPRYTTVAGIPVTELIDSEKLEAIVSRTKTGGGELVKLMGTSAWYAPGAAAAQMVEAIVKDQRRVFPVCVNLEGEYGIDNCYLGVPVILGKNGIEKVIELELNEDEMAMLKESEGHVREVMSVLDKLNSK; via the coding sequence ATGAAAGTTACTGTAGTAGGTGCAGGAAATGTTGGCGCTACTTGCGCCGATGTATTAGCTTACCGCGAAGTGGTAAACGAAGTAATTCTGGTTGACATTAAAGAGGGTTTGGCAGAAGGCAAAGCCCTTGATATTTGGGAAAAAGCTCCCATCAATGTATATGATACCCGCACCGTAGGCGTATCGAACGATTATTCAAAAACAGCCGGTTCGGATGTTGTGGTGATTACATCCGGGCTTCCGCGTAAACCGGGAATGAGCCGCGATGACCTGATTGAGACTAACGCAGGTATCGTGAAATCGGTTACCGAGAATGTGGTTAAGTATTCACCGGAAGCCGTTGTTATTATTGTGTCCAACCCGCTGGATGTAATGACATATCAGGCACACCTGACTTCAAAATTCCCACGCTCGAGGGTTATGGGAATGGCTGGTATTCTGGATACTGCCCGTTACCGTGCGTTCCTGGCTGAAGCATTGAATGTTTCGCCAAAGGATATTCAGGCAGTATTGATGGGCGGCCATGGCGATACCATGGTTCCGCTGCCACGTTATACTACGGTTGCTGGTATTCCGGTTACCGAATTGATTGACAGTGAAAAACTGGAAGCCATTGTATCGCGTACAAAAACCGGTGGTGGAGAGTTGGTTAAACTGATGGGCACATCGGCATGGTATGCCCCGGGTGCTGCCGCAGCACAAATGGTTGAGGCCATTGTGAAAGATCAGCGTCGTGTATTCCCGGTTTGTGTGAACCTGGAAGGCGAGTACGGCATCGATAATTGCTACCTGGGAGTACCGGTTATTTTGGGTAAAAACGGTATCGAAAAGGTAATCGAACTTGAATTGAACGAAGATGAAATGGCGATGCTGAAAGAGAGTGAAGGCCATGTTCGCGAAGTAATGAGCGTGCTCGATAAATTGAACAGCAAGTAA
- a CDS encoding pseudouridine synthase gives MNKDGKVIRGRFGEKNLRDKRVGSTERIQRVKREDDGTIRLNRFIANAGICSRREADTFIASGVVTVNGEPVTEMGIRVKPGDDVRFNGQRISAERKVYVLLNKPKGFVTTVEDPHADRTVMELISNACPERIYPVGRLDRTTTGLLLFTNDGEMTKRLTHPKYNRKKIYHVHLDKNVSKNDLQQIVNGITLEDGLVAADSVSYVDPEDKKQVGIEIHSGKNRVVRRIFAHLGYKVQKLDRVYFCGLTKKNLPRGRWRFLSEDEVSFLKMGSF, from the coding sequence ATGAACAAGGATGGAAAAGTCATCCGTGGCCGGTTTGGTGAGAAAAATCTGCGCGATAAACGTGTCGGTAGCACTGAACGCATACAGCGTGTTAAGCGGGAAGATGACGGAACCATACGCCTCAATCGTTTCATTGCCAATGCAGGCATTTGCTCCCGTAGAGAAGCTGATACGTTCATTGCTTCGGGTGTGGTAACTGTCAACGGGGAACCGGTAACCGAAATGGGTATCCGGGTAAAACCCGGTGATGACGTACGTTTTAATGGTCAGCGTATTTCTGCTGAGCGCAAAGTATACGTATTGCTGAATAAACCGAAGGGGTTTGTCACTACCGTGGAAGATCCACACGCCGATCGCACGGTGATGGAGTTAATCAGCAATGCCTGTCCTGAACGGATTTATCCGGTAGGACGGCTCGATAGAACGACTACAGGACTGTTGCTTTTCACCAACGATGGTGAAATGACCAAACGTCTCACCCATCCGAAATACAACCGTAAGAAGATTTATCACGTTCATCTCGACAAAAATGTCAGCAAGAACGACCTGCAGCAGATCGTCAATGGAATTACGCTGGAGGATGGTTTAGTGGCAGCTGATTCGGTTAGCTATGTAGATCCGGAAGACAAAAAACAGGTGGGAATCGAAATCCATTCCGGTAAAAATCGCGTGGTACGCCGTATCTTCGCGCACCTTGGCTACAAGGTCCAGAAGCTCGACCGCGTATATTTTTGCGGGTTGACAAAGAAAAACCTGCCTCGCGGCAGATGGCGTTTCCTTTCCGAAGACGAAGTGAGTTTCCTAAAAATGGGTTCATTTTAG
- the secDF gene encoding protein translocase subunit SecDF, with product MQNKGLIRLFAILLALICVYQLTFTFKAKQVEKDALEYANGNPQRETYYLDSVAGQPVFNFLGIRKYTYREVKEYEMNLGLDLKGGMNVTLEISVPDLIRSLANNSKDSTFNAALNLATERQKSSQENFVTLFGQAFEQIDPNGRLAAVFNTVDLRDKVNYNSTNAQVLQVIRKETDGAIDNAFNILRSRIDRFGVAQPNIQQLQTKGRILIELPGVKDADRVRKLLEGTAKLEFWETWENGDVYPYLLKANQRLREMNETGENTVDQIAEKTTETPEVKPEGKKAEAKKDTTGTSLLDELDKAQTKDSLSAGSAADIAKNFPLFSVLPPNTSRDGQLFRGPVVGYAHFKDTARVDQYLKMPQIRSIFPRNMIFRWTSKPMDKKGDYYQLIALKVTNRDGKAPLTGDVITDARQEFGQNRATSEVSMTMNSEGAKTWARLTRENVGKSIAIVLDGLVQSFPTVQGEITGGRSSITGNFTVNEAKDLANMLKSGKMPAPAHIVQEEIVGPTLGKESIRNGMWSFAIAFVLILIYMLFFYSGSAGLVANLALVTNLFYIIGILASLGAVLTLPGIAGIVLTIGMSVDANVLIYERIQEELKAGKGMKLAIQDGYRNAYSAIIDGQVTTLLTGVVLFMFGSGPIKGFATTLIIGILTSMFTAIFITRLVFERWLAKDRKIKFVASGTAEWLRNPTIKFLNKRKVFYGVSGTMIAIALFALIFKGLNYGIDFKGGRTYVVRFEQPVPVQKVMNSLTPEFGSAPEVKTFGGDNQLRITTDYRIDEDGNNVDSDIEDKLYDGIKQYLPANTSEEEFLSNYRMSSQKVGPTISDDIRKDALISILFALVIIFLYILIRFRQWQYSLGAIVALAHDTFIVVGMFALLDGWLSFSLEVDQAFIAAILTVLGYSINDTVVVFDRIREYLHLHPKQDRKDVMNAAINSTLRRTFSTSLSTFVVLLAIFLFGGTSIKGFTFALMMGVVVGTYSSIFIATPIVYDTVSKVKERITRKKK from the coding sequence ATGCAGAATAAAGGATTGATAAGGCTTTTTGCAATCCTGCTAGCCTTAATTTGTGTTTACCAGCTAACCTTTACTTTCAAGGCCAAACAGGTCGAAAAGGATGCTCTGGAGTACGCAAACGGGAATCCTCAACGTGAAACGTATTATCTCGATTCAGTTGCCGGACAGCCCGTATTTAATTTCCTGGGAATTCGTAAATATACTTACCGTGAAGTGAAAGAGTACGAGATGAACCTCGGTCTTGACCTGAAAGGTGGTATGAACGTAACCCTGGAAATTTCGGTGCCGGATCTGATTCGCTCTTTGGCTAATAACAGTAAGGATTCAACATTTAACGCTGCGCTGAATCTGGCGACTGAACGTCAGAAGAGCAGCCAGGAGAATTTTGTAACCCTGTTTGGACAGGCTTTCGAGCAAATTGATCCAAACGGTCGTCTGGCTGCCGTATTTAATACGGTTGACCTGCGCGATAAAGTGAATTACAATTCGACCAACGCACAGGTATTGCAGGTTATCAGAAAAGAGACAGATGGCGCCATCGATAATGCCTTTAATATTCTTCGTAGTCGTATCGACCGTTTTGGTGTGGCTCAGCCCAACATTCAGCAATTGCAAACCAAAGGTCGTATCCTTATCGAGTTGCCGGGCGTAAAAGACGCTGACCGTGTCCGGAAGCTGTTGGAAGGAACTGCCAAGTTAGAGTTCTGGGAAACATGGGAAAACGGTGATGTTTATCCTTATCTGCTGAAAGCAAACCAGCGTTTGCGTGAAATGAACGAAACCGGAGAGAACACGGTTGATCAGATTGCTGAAAAAACAACAGAAACACCTGAGGTAAAACCGGAAGGCAAAAAAGCCGAAGCAAAGAAAGATACCACCGGTACCAGTCTGTTGGATGAGTTGGATAAAGCACAAACCAAAGATTCGCTTTCGGCTGGTTCGGCTGCCGATATTGCTAAAAACTTCCCGCTCTTCTCGGTATTGCCGCCCAATACTTCCCGCGACGGACAATTGTTCCGGGGGCCGGTGGTTGGCTACGCGCATTTTAAAGATACGGCCCGGGTTGACCAATATCTGAAGATGCCGCAGATTCGTTCCATCTTTCCGCGTAACATGATATTCCGCTGGACATCCAAGCCGATGGATAAGAAAGGCGATTACTATCAGTTGATTGCGTTGAAGGTAACCAACCGTGATGGTAAAGCGCCACTCACCGGTGATGTGATTACAGATGCACGTCAGGAGTTCGGTCAAAACCGTGCAACCAGCGAGGTATCCATGACCATGAACAGTGAAGGGGCCAAAACCTGGGCTCGTCTGACCCGTGAAAATGTAGGTAAATCCATTGCCATTGTTCTTGATGGCCTGGTCCAGTCGTTCCCGACTGTACAGGGTGAAATTACCGGAGGCCGTTCATCCATTACCGGCAACTTCACGGTAAATGAGGCAAAAGACCTTGCAAACATGCTGAAGTCAGGTAAAATGCCTGCTCCGGCTCACATCGTTCAGGAAGAAATTGTAGGACCGACACTGGGTAAGGAATCGATTCGCAATGGTATGTGGTCGTTTGCTATTGCCTTCGTGCTCATCCTTATTTATATGTTGTTCTTCTACAGTGGAAGTGCTGGTCTGGTTGCCAACCTGGCGCTGGTAACGAACCTCTTCTATATTATTGGTATTTTGGCGTCATTGGGAGCAGTGCTTACCCTACCGGGAATTGCGGGTATCGTTCTGACGATCGGTATGTCGGTGGATGCGAACGTGCTGATTTATGAGCGTATTCAGGAAGAGTTAAAAGCTGGCAAGGGTATGAAGCTGGCCATCCAGGATGGTTACCGGAATGCTTATTCGGCCATCATTGATGGACAGGTAACTACGTTGCTTACCGGTGTAGTTCTGTTCATGTTTGGTTCTGGTCCGATTAAAGGTTTTGCTACTACGCTTATCATTGGTATTCTGACTTCCATGTTTACCGCCATTTTTATTACCCGTCTGGTATTTGAAAGATGGTTAGCAAAAGATCGTAAAATCAAATTCGTTGCATCGGGGACCGCCGAATGGCTCAGGAATCCGACAATTAAATTCCTCAACAAGCGGAAGGTTTTCTACGGTGTTTCCGGAACGATGATTGCCATTGCACTGTTTGCATTGATATTCAAAGGGCTGAATTATGGTATCGACTTCAAAGGAGGCCGTACTTATGTTGTTCGTTTTGAGCAACCGGTCCCGGTACAGAAAGTGATGAATTCACTGACACCTGAGTTTGGTTCAGCGCCTGAAGTGAAAACCTTCGGTGGCGATAACCAGTTACGTATTACAACCGATTATCGTATTGATGAGGATGGAAACAATGTGGATTCCGATATCGAAGACAAATTGTACGATGGGATAAAACAGTACCTACCGGCCAATACATCTGAAGAGGAGTTTCTTTCTAATTACCGGATGAGTTCGCAAAAAGTGGGACCGACCATTTCGGATGATATCCGGAAAGATGCATTGATATCCATACTCTTTGCACTGGTTATCATCTTCCTTTATATTTTGATTCGGTTCCGGCAGTGGCAATACTCTCTTGGGGCTATTGTGGCACTTGCACACGACACCTTTATCGTTGTCGGAATGTTTGCCTTATTAGATGGTTGGTTATCATTCTCGCTGGAGGTCGACCAGGCGTTTATTGCGGCCATTCTAACGGTACTTGGTTACTCCATAAACGATACGGTGGTTGTATTCGACCGTATCCGCGAGTACCTCCATTTGCATCCAAAGCAAGACCGGAAGGACGTGATGAATGCAGCCATCAACAGCACATTACGTCGTACATTCAGTACGTCACTTTCAACTTTCGTGGTATTGCTGGCCATATTCCTGTTCGGTGGAACATCTATTAAAGGATTCACCTTCGCGTTGATGATGGGTGTAGTTGTAGGTACCTATTCTTCGATATTCATCGCAACACCGATTGTTTACGATACCGTCAGTAAAGTGAAGGAGAGAATTACCAGGAAGAAGAAATAA
- the glmM gene encoding phosphoglucosamine mutase, with amino-acid sequence MTLIKSISGIRGTIGGVPGEGLSPLDVVKFTAAYCTWAKNNQTSEGKLRIVVGRDARISGKMVNALVSGTLMGMGADVINIGLATTPTTEIAVTTENADGGIILTASHNPKQWNALKLLNNKGEFLNGADGKTVLAIAEKEDFYFAEVDDLGVETEKDYTNYHVQHVLDLDLVDVEAIRAAKFKVAVDAVNSVGGVAVPAMLKALGVSEVVEINCEPHGHFAHTPEPIPENLQETSAIIRDKGVDVGFVVDPDVDRLAIINEDGTMFNEEYTLVAVADYVLSQTPGNTVSNLSSSRALRDITEKHGGTYAPSAVGEVNVTTLMKETGAVIGGEGNGGVIYPASHYGRDSLVGIGLFLTHLAKSGKKCSELRAQYPNYFISKNKIELTPEIDVDAVLVAMKEKYQHEQVNDVDGVKIDFADEWVHLRKSNTEPIIRIYSEGKSMEKAEALAAKIIGEIKAIVNN; translated from the coding sequence ATGACACTAATAAAATCCATTTCAGGAATACGGGGCACCATTGGTGGAGTGCCCGGCGAGGGGTTAAGCCCGCTCGATGTGGTCAAATTTACCGCAGCCTATTGCACCTGGGCGAAGAATAATCAAACCAGCGAAGGGAAACTGCGTATCGTGGTCGGTCGCGATGCCCGGATTTCGGGAAAAATGGTCAACGCTTTGGTATCCGGCACCTTGATGGGAATGGGGGCCGATGTAATTAATATCGGTTTGGCAACAACGCCAACCACCGAAATCGCGGTGACAACAGAGAATGCCGACGGCGGTATTATTTTAACTGCCAGCCATAACCCTAAGCAGTGGAATGCGCTGAAATTGTTGAATAACAAAGGCGAATTTCTAAACGGTGCAGATGGAAAGACGGTGCTGGCAATTGCTGAAAAAGAAGATTTTTATTTTGCCGAAGTGGATGATTTGGGAGTGGAAACGGAGAAAGATTACACCAACTACCATGTTCAGCATGTGCTTGACCTTGACCTGGTAGATGTGGAAGCCATCCGGGCTGCTAAGTTTAAGGTGGCTGTTGATGCAGTTAATTCAGTGGGAGGTGTGGCTGTTCCTGCCATGTTAAAAGCGCTCGGCGTATCAGAGGTAGTGGAAATCAACTGTGAACCGCACGGACATTTCGCGCACACGCCGGAGCCCATTCCGGAAAACCTGCAGGAAACGTCGGCGATTATTCGTGACAAAGGTGTGGATGTTGGCTTTGTCGTTGATCCGGATGTTGATCGGCTGGCCATCATCAACGAAGATGGCACCATGTTCAATGAGGAATATACCCTGGTGGCTGTTGCCGATTATGTGTTGAGTCAGACGCCTGGCAATACCGTTTCTAACTTATCTTCTTCCCGGGCACTGCGGGATATCACCGAAAAACATGGTGGGACCTATGCCCCTTCAGCAGTGGGAGAAGTGAACGTAACGACCCTGATGAAAGAGACCGGCGCAGTAATTGGCGGCGAAGGAAACGGTGGAGTAATCTATCCGGCCAGTCATTATGGGCGCGATTCGTTGGTGGGAATTGGTTTGTTCCTGACCCATCTGGCTAAATCAGGCAAAAAATGTTCGGAATTGCGGGCGCAATATCCCAATTATTTTATTTCGAAGAATAAAATTGAACTGACTCCGGAAATTGATGTAGATGCCGTTTTGGTTGCCATGAAGGAAAAATATCAGCATGAGCAAGTGAACGATGTGGATGGTGTGAAGATTGATTTTGCTGACGAATGGGTGCATTTGAGAAAATCGAATACCGAACCCATCATTCGTATTTATTCCGAAGGTAAAAGCATGGAAAAAGCCGAAGCGCTGGCAGCGAAAATTATCGGTGAAATAAAAGCGATAGTGAACAACTAA
- a CDS encoding DUF5686 and carboxypeptidase-like regulatory domain-containing protein yields MSSTNSKINNIIKLFITGWALFFALPAHAQSISGRVLDERTGDPLPFVNIVYNANQEGTVTNLDGYFTIPSAKAEYLRVSYMGYRTQYLDKQHLLQKPLLIRLLPTEIQLEAVNVFPGKNPAETIMVKVLRNRKKNDPDELNGYCYTAYHRFWITAERTNRPLLPSDTTATRLLKRSQKQHLFLIETVSRKNAEKPDREHEEILQSRVSGIQNPSFMVLATQLQSFSVYRNQFQLLDQEFLSPISRNAIRNYLFLLRDTLYTPEGDSLFVISFQPRKNRNFNGMTGTLHINSNGYAVETFLSKPAQVQKGKPEINIRQKYNRLPDGQWFPLELDTELKFHLNKLPGSKSSDSTLDKLLLVGKSRTYLMQREANPEFTRKDFPKNAVTYSGVKQSLPANVKQFRESHASPLDAETYRIIDSLGRASHLEEKLQNFKSLIDGQVPLGPINWDWKRLVNYNDYEGFKPGLGLETNSKLSRYFSVGGYATYGFQDKKIRHGEWLNLFPSGYRDLRFQLGYHDENRETGGNDFLEKRDLLQPEFFRDLLIRHMYASKRYSARFLFRPLQTLKIQLVSDASDNRFSTIASDSIQKYKLSRVGVQLRFAPGEKIYKAPDGLYTFKPASSEWFLNAYRGIPWLGGKYTFNKLELKGRMKFMLTPSGPTRVIVKAGNVTGDVPYPELFNGNGSYTSSLTLLAPYSFATMRMNEFTANQYASIFIRQSLGKLFMHGSTSFHPEIMVVQHAGVGKLDDKYPNAYQLSAGDFRKGYFESGFELDNLLPTGLLSYGLGVYYRYGPYALPAERDNWAFKIGMFLNFQKR; encoded by the coding sequence ATGAGCTCAACGAACTCGAAGATTAACAACATTATCAAATTATTCATCACCGGATGGGCATTGTTCTTTGCCTTGCCGGCACATGCCCAAAGTATTTCCGGGCGGGTGCTAGACGAAAGGACCGGTGATCCACTTCCGTTCGTCAACATTGTGTATAATGCCAACCAGGAAGGAACAGTCACCAACCTAGATGGTTACTTCACCATTCCTTCGGCGAAAGCGGAATACCTGCGGGTGAGTTATATGGGCTACCGGACACAATACCTCGACAAGCAACATCTCCTGCAAAAACCGTTGCTCATCCGGTTATTGCCAACCGAAATCCAACTGGAAGCCGTGAATGTCTTTCCGGGAAAAAATCCGGCTGAAACCATCATGGTAAAAGTTCTTCGTAACCGGAAGAAGAACGATCCGGACGAGCTGAATGGATATTGCTATACAGCTTATCACCGATTCTGGATTACGGCCGAAAGAACAAACAGACCGCTGCTGCCTTCCGATACAACGGCCACCAGGTTATTGAAACGCTCGCAAAAACAACATCTTTTCTTAATCGAAACCGTTAGCCGGAAAAATGCCGAAAAGCCCGACCGGGAACATGAAGAGATTTTACAATCGCGCGTATCCGGGATTCAAAATCCCTCGTTCATGGTGTTGGCCACGCAACTGCAATCCTTTTCCGTTTACCGGAATCAGTTCCAATTGTTGGACCAGGAATTTCTTTCGCCAATCAGCAGAAATGCTATTCGTAATTACCTTTTCCTGTTGCGCGACACTCTTTATACCCCGGAAGGCGATTCGCTATTTGTGATTTCCTTCCAGCCACGAAAAAACCGGAACTTCAACGGAATGACGGGAACATTGCACATCAACAGCAACGGTTATGCCGTAGAAACCTTCCTGTCGAAACCAGCGCAAGTTCAAAAGGGCAAACCGGAAATTAACATCCGGCAAAAATACAACCGCTTACCTGACGGACAATGGTTCCCGCTCGAATTGGACACCGAACTGAAGTTTCATCTGAATAAGCTGCCCGGTTCCAAATCGTCAGACAGCACCCTGGACAAACTACTACTGGTGGGAAAAAGCCGTACCTACCTGATGCAGCGGGAAGCGAATCCGGAGTTTACAAGAAAGGACTTCCCTAAAAATGCCGTTACTTATTCAGGGGTAAAACAATCGCTTCCTGCCAATGTAAAGCAATTCAGGGAAAGCCATGCCAGCCCGCTCGATGCTGAGACCTACCGGATTATTGATAGTTTGGGGCGAGCCAGTCATCTGGAAGAAAAGCTGCAAAACTTCAAGTCGCTAATTGACGGACAGGTTCCGTTGGGACCTATCAACTGGGACTGGAAACGATTGGTAAACTATAACGATTACGAAGGATTCAAACCCGGACTCGGGCTGGAAACCAATTCAAAACTGTCGCGCTACTTCAGCGTTGGGGGATATGCTACCTACGGTTTTCAGGATAAAAAAATCCGGCACGGCGAATGGCTTAATCTATTTCCATCAGGCTACCGCGATTTACGATTTCAATTAGGCTACCACGATGAAAACCGGGAAACAGGAGGCAATGATTTTCTCGAAAAAAGAGACCTGTTGCAACCGGAATTTTTCCGCGATCTGCTTATCCGGCACATGTATGCATCGAAACGTTATTCGGCCCGTTTCCTGTTCCGTCCGTTGCAAACACTGAAGATCCAGCTGGTTTCCGACGCCTCTGATAATCGCTTCAGTACCATTGCATCCGATTCCATTCAAAAATACAAACTCAGCCGTGTTGGCGTTCAGCTTCGATTTGCACCCGGCGAAAAAATATACAAAGCTCCCGACGGTCTCTATACCTTTAAACCGGCCTCCAGCGAGTGGTTCCTGAATGCTTACAGGGGAATTCCCTGGCTCGGCGGAAAATATACGTTTAACAAACTGGAACTGAAAGGCCGGATGAAATTCATGCTAACCCCTTCGGGGCCCACACGTGTAATAGTCAAAGCGGGAAATGTAACCGGTGATGTGCCGTATCCGGAATTGTTCAACGGCAACGGTAGTTATACGTCGTCGCTCACCCTGTTGGCGCCCTACTCCTTTGCCACTATGCGCATGAACGAATTCACAGCAAACCAGTATGCATCCATCTTCATTAGGCAAAGCCTGGGAAAACTGTTCATGCACGGCAGCACCAGCTTTCATCCGGAAATTATGGTCGTTCAACACGCAGGTGTTGGAAAACTGGACGACAAATACCCAAATGCGTATCAACTGTCAGCGGGTGATTTCCGGAAAGGTTATTTCGAGTCCGGCTTCGAACTGGACAATTTATTGCCAACTGGTTTGCTAAGTTATGGCCTGGGCGTTTATTACCGCTACGGACCGTATGCCCTGCCGGCCGAGCGGGATAACTGGGCTTTTAAAATCGGGATGTTTCTGAATTTCCAAAAACGGTAA
- a CDS encoding retropepsin-like aspartic protease, which produces MEIIIPIELCELEAGTYHPLVKARFGNEYVGWWVIDSGASKSVFDKSLAEHYQPDENPVKQATGLGKDLVETASGEIGELWLGQFNFGLLTIVLIDLAHINQEYARFSDKQIVGLLGSDFLIRYKAVIDYGQQQLVLKLPGMEGFA; this is translated from the coding sequence ATGGAAATTATTATCCCGATTGAGCTGTGTGAACTGGAAGCCGGAACTTACCATCCATTGGTTAAAGCCCGGTTCGGAAACGAGTATGTCGGCTGGTGGGTGATCGATTCCGGTGCATCGAAATCGGTTTTCGACAAAAGCCTGGCTGAGCATTATCAACCCGATGAAAACCCCGTAAAACAGGCAACTGGCCTTGGCAAGGATTTAGTGGAAACCGCTTCGGGTGAAATCGGTGAATTATGGCTGGGACAGTTCAATTTTGGCTTGCTGACGATTGTATTAATTGATCTGGCGCACATTAATCAGGAATATGCCCGTTTCTCCGATAAGCAGATTGTCGGATTATTGGGCTCGGACTTTCTGATTCGGTACAAGGCAGTCATTGATTATGGTCAGCAGCAACTGGTTTTAAAATTACCCGGCATGGAGGGGTTTGCATAA
- a CDS encoding RNA polymerase sigma factor, whose protein sequence is MDREFLRKISENQGIIHKVTGIYCDNPEDRKDLFQEILIQLWKSYESFRNESKFSTWMYRVALNTAITAFKKASRHPLNNQIDLVSFQLTAEEYDYEFEENLKLLHKAIEQLTGVEKSIILLYMEDKKYEEIAKITGITQNYVRVKMNRIKKKLKAILNVDA, encoded by the coding sequence TTGGATCGGGAATTTCTACGAAAAATATCTGAAAACCAAGGGATCATTCATAAGGTCACAGGCATTTACTGTGATAATCCCGAGGATCGAAAAGATCTTTTTCAGGAAATTCTGATTCAGCTATGGAAGTCGTACGAATCCTTCCGAAACGAATCGAAATTTTCCACATGGATGTATCGCGTTGCTCTTAATACGGCCATTACCGCTTTTAAAAAGGCATCGCGACATCCGTTGAATAATCAGATTGATCTGGTCAGTTTTCAACTAACTGCGGAAGAGTACGACTACGAGTTTGAAGAAAATCTGAAGTTGCTCCATAAAGCGATTGAACAATTGACAGGGGTGGAAAAATCAATCATTTTGCTTTACATGGAGGATAAAAAATACGAAGAGATAGCTAAAATTACGGGGATTACTCAAAATTACGTCAGGGTGAAAATGAACCGTATCAAGAAAAAACTGAAAGCGATTTTAAACGTGGATGCCTGA